The following are from one region of the Calditrichota bacterium genome:
- a CDS encoding short-chain dehydrogenase, producing MDIKGSNILVLGGWGLVGHAICRKLLALSPHSITVASLTRAQAEEAVADLAPYVGETILAPEWGNIFVRTEFKDLNREELLAIRERRLALAADFLERTGTTSFQAFFLYDLIARRRPDIVIDCVNTATGVAYQDIYSTGLRLLEGLKGNDKTPDEAFAVEVEKLLATLYIPQIVRHIQVIYSAMKDAGTRHYIKVGTSGTGGMGLNIPYTHSEDRPSRVLLSKNCIAGAQSLLLFLMGRTPDAPYVKEVKPATAIAWKRIERGEVRKAGQSIPLYDCPPEGNVRLEGVFDTASKAGCAPLGRNLEGIFIDTGENGIFSPGEFTAITTTGQMEFVTPEEIARIVVWEIEGGNSGHDIVGALDGAVLSSTYRAGVMRSLAIEKMRALLMSHSDDPVAFEMLGPPRLSKLLYEAHILKTIAHSIDGVLAWSAEDLSQAAARLVDQHNDLRSRIISIGIPILLPDGRSLLKGPFVKVPADPRRTTFEISNDAIDNWARSGWVDLREANMSLWQHRLTQLKQEAALTPAGDSSSHSERDAAFWRFDRSLDEGEIVGWLFIEEEQGRRMKS from the coding sequence ATGGACATCAAGGGCAGCAACATTCTTGTCTTGGGCGGATGGGGGCTGGTAGGCCATGCCATTTGCCGCAAATTGCTTGCGCTATCGCCACATTCCATCACCGTGGCGTCGCTCACCCGGGCGCAAGCTGAGGAGGCGGTCGCCGATCTCGCGCCTTACGTGGGAGAGACAATACTCGCGCCAGAATGGGGCAATATCTTCGTCCGCACGGAGTTCAAAGACCTCAATCGTGAAGAACTGCTCGCCATCCGGGAGCGTCGCCTGGCGCTCGCGGCAGACTTTCTCGAGCGAACCGGGACGACATCGTTTCAAGCCTTCTTTCTCTACGACCTGATCGCCCGACGCCGACCCGACATCGTGATCGACTGCGTCAACACCGCGACCGGGGTCGCATATCAGGACATCTATTCGACCGGCTTAAGATTGCTGGAAGGACTTAAGGGTAACGACAAGACTCCCGATGAGGCTTTTGCGGTAGAGGTCGAGAAATTGTTAGCGACGCTCTACATACCCCAGATCGTTCGTCACATTCAAGTCATCTACTCGGCGATGAAGGATGCCGGGACGCGGCATTACATCAAGGTTGGAACCTCGGGCACCGGTGGAATGGGGCTCAACATCCCCTACACTCACTCTGAGGACCGGCCATCGCGGGTGTTGCTTTCGAAGAACTGCATTGCCGGGGCGCAGTCGTTGCTCCTATTCCTAATGGGCCGGACGCCCGACGCGCCCTACGTGAAGGAAGTGAAGCCGGCTACGGCTATTGCCTGGAAGCGGATCGAGCGCGGCGAGGTTCGCAAAGCGGGGCAGAGCATCCCGCTCTATGACTGCCCTCCCGAGGGGAATGTCCGGTTGGAAGGGGTTTTCGACACCGCCAGTAAGGCCGGCTGCGCTCCCCTGGGCCGGAACCTCGAAGGCATCTTCATCGATACCGGCGAAAACGGCATCTTCTCGCCGGGTGAATTCACAGCGATCACGACGACCGGCCAGATGGAGTTCGTCACACCTGAAGAGATCGCCCGAATCGTCGTCTGGGAGATCGAAGGCGGCAACAGCGGGCATGACATCGTCGGGGCACTCGATGGTGCGGTGCTAAGTTCGACTTACCGCGCCGGCGTGATGCGGTCGCTCGCTATCGAGAAAATGCGGGCGCTGCTGATGAGTCACTCCGACGATCCGGTTGCGTTTGAGATGCTCGGACCGCCGCGCCTCTCGAAATTGCTATATGAAGCGCATATCTTGAAGACCATCGCGCACAGTATCGACGGGGTATTAGCCTGGTCGGCAGAAGACCTGTCGCAAGCTGCTGCCCGACTGGTGGATCAACACAACGACCTGCGCAGCCGGATCATCTCGATTGGCATACCAATTCTATTGCCCGACGGCAGGTCGCTGCTCAAGGGGCCATTTGTAAAGGTGCCGGCCGATCCCCGCCGGACAACCTTCGAAATCAGCAATGACGCCATCGACAATTGGGCCCGCAGCGGGTGGGTCGATTTGCGTGAAGCAAACATGTCTCTTTGGCAGCACCGATTGACACAACTGAAGCAAGAAGCCGCGTTGACTCCTGCCGGGGATTCGTCATCTCATTCTGAGCGCGACGCTGCCTTCTGGAGGTTCGACCGGTCCCTGGATGAAGGCGAGATCGTCGGCTGGCTCTTTATCGAAGAGGAGCAGGGCCGGCGTATGAAGTCCTGA
- the scpB gene encoding SMC-Scp complex subunit ScpB, which translates to MGRGAAESGGSRYDLSGDARIVETRTYSGATGRGFRAARAYLEGGEAEGARGVNEEQIRIVEALVFASPEPVGPARLLEVLDGPTEEEVVSAIGALNDEYAGSARAFRIIRGGGGFRFATLPEYGRWVRRLVIGSGRVRLSQAALETLSLIAYRQPITRADIEAVRGVDTGGVLKMLLERHLVRIAGRARSAGRPLLYGTTADFLKHFGLDSLDDLPRPTEVDDAAHRSTGLSNELFSPESGLIEPNNPE; encoded by the coding sequence ATTGGGAGAGGCGCTGCCGAGTCGGGTGGCAGTCGTTATGACCTTTCTGGCGATGCTCGAATTGTTGAGACTCGGACGTATAGCGGTGCGACAGGCAGAGGCTTTCGGGCCGCTCGTGCTTATCTTGAAGGAGGCGAAGCGGAAGGAGCGCGGGGAGTGAACGAAGAGCAGATCCGGATCGTCGAAGCCCTTGTTTTTGCTTCTCCGGAGCCGGTGGGACCGGCGCGGTTGCTCGAGGTGTTGGACGGGCCGACAGAGGAAGAGGTAGTTTCGGCTATTGGGGCACTTAATGACGAGTATGCCGGATCGGCGAGGGCGTTCCGGATCATACGCGGTGGCGGGGGCTTCCGGTTTGCGACACTGCCTGAATATGGTCGTTGGGTGCGGCGGCTGGTAATCGGGTCGGGAAGGGTGAGATTGTCTCAAGCCGCACTCGAGACACTTTCGCTCATAGCCTATCGTCAGCCTATAACCCGCGCCGACATCGAAGCGGTGCGGGGTGTCGATACCGGCGGGGTGCTGAAGATGCTGCTGGAACGACATCTCGTCCGCATCGCCGGGCGAGCCCGTTCTGCAGGTCGCCCGCTCCTTTATGGCACAACTGCGGACTTTCTTAAGCACTTTGGCCTCGACTCGCTCGATGACCTGCCCCGTCCGACAGAAGTCGATGACGCCGCACACCGTTCGACCGGGCTATCCAATGAACTATTCTCGCCCGAAAGCGGGCTAATTGAACCGAATAACCCCGAATAA
- the ruvA gene encoding Holliday junction branch migration protein RuvA, giving the protein MIDRLQGVLLDKSPVRVVVEVGGLGLAVAIPLTTFEKLPRQGERVSLVTHLHVREDALELFGFQSEDDRALFRSLIAISGIGPKIALAILSKFTAAALSQVVGDGDLRRLQAVPGVGKKTAERLMIELKDRFRVRSPVVIGGIGTGVVAISAISEAIRALETLGYSLPQAEEAVRRATSKINGEPTTEEIVRSALRGR; this is encoded by the coding sequence ATGATTGACCGTCTGCAGGGCGTTCTGCTCGACAAATCGCCGGTGCGTGTCGTCGTCGAAGTCGGCGGGTTGGGTTTGGCCGTAGCCATACCGCTCACGACATTTGAAAAACTGCCTCGTCAAGGAGAAAGGGTCAGCCTTGTAACCCATCTCCACGTCCGCGAAGACGCGCTCGAACTCTTCGGCTTTCAGAGCGAGGATGATCGGGCGCTTTTCCGCAGCCTCATCGCCATCTCCGGCATAGGTCCGAAGATCGCGCTGGCTATTCTCTCCAAGTTCACTGCGGCAGCACTTTCCCAGGTCGTCGGAGACGGTGACTTGAGACGACTTCAAGCCGTCCCCGGGGTCGGGAAGAAGACCGCCGAGAGGCTGATGATCGAACTGAAAGACCGGTTCCGTGTCCGCAGCCCGGTGGTCATCGGAGGCATCGGCACCGGCGTTGTGGCGATATCTGCCATTTCAGAAGCCATCCGCGCTTTGGAGACGCTCGGATATTCCCTGCCTCAGGCTGAGGAAGCCGTTCGCAGGGCAACGTCCAAGATCAACGGCGAGCCGACCACGGAGGAGATTGTCCGGTCGGCGCTTAGGGGGAGGTAA